A window from Corynebacterium urogenitale encodes these proteins:
- a CDS encoding 4'-phosphopantetheinyl transferase family protein has translation MLPRGTHCVEIHSSSVSLDRYYQLDASEQQLVEKAVDRRKADFGDSRWCAHEAMRHFIEDEPIMRGERGMPVFPEGVTGSLTHTEGFRAAIVGRSSRWRSLGIDAEPADSLPEGVYNAVARPEEQRRLRRLTRHEGYEFLDKVLFSAKESTYKAWFPLTHRFLDFDQADIDIRPDGSFKSYLLTRPVPVPFIEGRWAVRKGYVVTFAGVRR, from the coding sequence ATGCTGCCCCGCGGAACCCACTGCGTGGAAATCCACAGTTCCTCAGTGAGCTTGGACCGCTATTACCAACTCGACGCCTCCGAGCAGCAGCTCGTGGAAAAAGCAGTTGATCGTCGAAAAGCGGACTTCGGTGATTCTCGATGGTGTGCCCACGAAGCGATGCGACACTTCATCGAGGACGAACCGATCATGAGAGGGGAGCGGGGCATGCCCGTCTTCCCCGAGGGCGTGACGGGTTCGCTGACCCACACTGAAGGCTTCCGTGCCGCGATCGTGGGCCGAAGTTCCCGCTGGCGTTCCCTGGGAATCGACGCAGAACCTGCAGATTCCCTCCCAGAGGGTGTCTACAATGCGGTGGCGCGCCCTGAGGAGCAACGGCGCCTACGCAGGCTGACGCGCCACGAGGGTTATGAATTCCTCGACAAAGTGCTCTTTAGTGCGAAGGAATCCACCTACAAGGCGTGGTTCCCACTGACCCATAGGTTCCTCGATTTCGACCAGGCGGATATCGATATTCGCCCCGACGGAAGTTTCAAGTCCTACCTGCTGACCCGGCCCGTGCCGGTACCGTTCATTGAAGGACGATGGGCAGTGCGCAAGGGGTACGTGGTCACATTCGCCGGGGTGCGACGCTAA
- a CDS encoding MATE family efflux transporter, translated as MSKDDATSAPVRADARSILGLAWPALVVLAATPLYLLWDTAVVGRLGARDLAALAAGATVLGTVTTQLTFLSYGTTARAARLFGAGRRAEALYEGVQATWVAVAVGAGLAGLVFAFAPQIMALLASDGQVAAAATQWMRVTCASIVPSLVTMAGNGWLRGMSNTRLPLYFTLAGVIPMVVTVPFAVERYGLVGSAYANLLGEWIIGLLFLGALWWHWSKDGDGRSMGPRWSIIKPQLVMGRDLIARSLSFQVAFISAAAVAGRIGASSLAAHQVLLQLWNFLTLLLDSVAIAAQALVGAALGAKSRRDARKVARQVMRFSIAASVVLAVLLALGATGIPSLFTPDPAVLEAMEGPWWMLIVLVLMGGVVFALDGVLLGAADVAFLRNATIFAAVVGFIPLVWLSLLLHWGLFGVWCGLVAFVFLRLVAVVWRYRGDKWMMQN; from the coding sequence ATGTCTAAGGACGACGCCACTAGTGCGCCGGTGAGAGCAGACGCCCGCTCCATTCTTGGGCTTGCCTGGCCGGCGCTCGTCGTTTTAGCGGCAACTCCGCTCTACCTACTGTGGGATACGGCGGTGGTCGGCAGGCTTGGCGCCCGCGACCTTGCCGCTCTGGCTGCGGGCGCGACCGTGCTGGGCACTGTCACGACACAGCTGACATTCCTCTCCTATGGCACTACGGCTCGCGCGGCGCGACTTTTTGGAGCTGGCCGGAGGGCGGAGGCGCTCTACGAGGGTGTGCAGGCAACGTGGGTGGCCGTGGCCGTAGGTGCGGGCTTGGCAGGTCTGGTGTTTGCTTTTGCTCCCCAGATCATGGCGCTGCTGGCATCGGACGGACAGGTCGCTGCCGCAGCAACTCAATGGATGCGTGTGACGTGTGCGTCCATCGTGCCATCGTTGGTGACCATGGCTGGCAATGGTTGGCTGCGCGGCATGTCGAACACACGGCTGCCGTTGTACTTCACCCTCGCCGGTGTGATTCCTATGGTCGTGACGGTGCCTTTTGCGGTAGAACGCTATGGCTTGGTCGGCTCGGCGTACGCGAACCTACTAGGCGAGTGGATCATCGGTCTGCTATTTCTGGGAGCCCTGTGGTGGCACTGGAGTAAGGACGGCGATGGTCGGTCCATGGGGCCACGGTGGTCCATCATCAAGCCCCAATTAGTGATGGGTAGGGATCTCATTGCACGCTCCCTGTCTTTCCAAGTGGCTTTCATCTCTGCAGCTGCCGTGGCGGGTCGGATTGGTGCTTCCAGCTTGGCGGCGCACCAGGTGCTGTTGCAGTTGTGGAACTTCCTAACGCTGTTGCTCGATTCCGTGGCTATCGCCGCCCAGGCGCTCGTTGGCGCGGCGCTCGGGGCGAAGTCACGCCGGGACGCACGCAAGGTCGCTCGCCAAGTGATGAGATTCTCCATTGCCGCCTCCGTGGTCCTGGCAGTGCTTTTAGCTCTCGGCGCGACCGGGATCCCGTCCCTGTTCACGCCTGATCCCGCTGTGCTCGAGGCGATGGAAGGCCCATGGTGGATGCTCATCGTGCTGGTGTTGATGGGAGGAGTAGTTTTTGCGCTGGATGGAGTGCTTCTAGGTGCAGCCGACGTGGCTTTCCTCCGCAATGCCACGATCTTCGCCGCCGTTGTCGGTTTCATTCCACTCGTCTGGCTATCGTTGCTCCTCCACTGGGGATTGTTCGGAGTGTGGTGTGGCCTTGTCGCCTTTGTGTTCCTCCGACTCGTTGCCGTCGTGTGGCGCTATCGGGGTGATAAGTGGATGATGCAGAATTAA
- the truB gene encoding tRNA pseudouridine(55) synthase TruB, whose translation MTESHPQKKSPRPQPQGTVLDRSGVVIVDKPSGMTSHDVVGKLRRIMGTRRVGHSGTLDPMATGVLVVGIERGTKFLAHLVTHDKRYEATVRLGSSTVTDDAEGAVVSQATAEAIEELTDEQIRQAFSQQVGDIMQRPSSVSSIKIDGRRAHELVREGQNVILPPRPVTIFDLQIGAVEREYDATSQLPYWSVKIAVHCSSGTYIRSIARDVGAELGVGGHLTALRRTSVGPFDISEARTLEQLVDVPELSLNLDQSMVRCFPTREITEAQGTDVALGKWLEPEGRKDTYAVVTPQGHAIALLKEKGRRAASVFVARPAGME comes from the coding sequence ATGACTGAATCCCACCCACAGAAGAAGTCCCCTCGCCCCCAGCCTCAGGGAACTGTTTTGGATCGATCTGGCGTGGTGATCGTGGACAAGCCCTCTGGTATGACGAGCCACGACGTTGTGGGAAAGCTGCGCCGAATTATGGGCACGCGCCGGGTCGGACATTCTGGAACTCTCGATCCGATGGCTACCGGTGTGCTGGTCGTGGGCATCGAAAGGGGTACGAAGTTTCTCGCGCACCTTGTGACGCACGATAAGCGATACGAAGCAACCGTGCGCCTCGGATCGTCGACAGTCACCGATGATGCTGAAGGGGCGGTCGTCTCTCAGGCAACCGCGGAAGCTATCGAGGAACTGACAGACGAGCAGATCCGCCAGGCCTTTAGCCAGCAGGTTGGCGACATTATGCAACGCCCTTCCTCGGTCTCCTCCATCAAAATTGATGGCCGCCGCGCCCATGAACTTGTTCGCGAGGGCCAAAACGTCATCCTCCCTCCCCGTCCCGTGACGATCTTCGACTTGCAGATTGGCGCTGTTGAACGTGAATACGACGCCACCAGCCAGCTGCCCTACTGGTCGGTAAAAATCGCTGTGCATTGCTCGTCCGGAACCTATATCCGCTCCATTGCCCGTGATGTCGGAGCCGAGCTCGGTGTCGGCGGCCATTTGACCGCTTTGCGGCGGACGTCTGTGGGGCCTTTCGACATCAGTGAGGCTCGCACTCTCGAACAACTGGTTGATGTGCCGGAACTCTCTTTAAATCTCGACCAGTCCATGGTGCGGTGCTTCCCCACCCGCGAGATTACAGAGGCGCAGGGCACGGATGTCGCCTTGGGCAAATGGCTTGAGCCCGAAGGACGTAAGGATACCTATGCGGTGGTCACCCCTCAGGGCCATGCCATTGCACTGCTCAAAGAGAAAGGGCGGCGCGCTGCTAGTGTCTTCGTCGCGCGCCCTGCAGGGATGGAGTGA
- the thyX gene encoding FAD-dependent thymidylate synthase: protein MATIAELDVQLVGYTAFENPHGVEWTTEASDASAMVEFAGRACYETWDKPNPHTATNDAYVRHILDVGHMTVLEHASATMYLRGVSRSCSHEIMRHRHFSFSQLSQRYVPSDEARVVVPEAVRINEKLTELFLQTADVAYDAYSELLDGISESFAHEPNAVLRMKQARQAARAILPNCAETRFAMSGNLRSWRHFIGMRAAEHADPEIRRIAVTCLRLLQRQAPEVFEDFSITTLRDGAEMATSPYVSDV from the coding sequence ATGGCGACGATAGCAGAACTGGATGTTCAGCTCGTCGGCTACACTGCGTTCGAGAATCCTCATGGCGTCGAATGGACGACGGAAGCATCAGACGCTTCAGCCATGGTCGAGTTCGCAGGCCGGGCCTGCTACGAGACATGGGATAAACCAAATCCTCATACGGCCACGAATGACGCGTACGTACGTCACATCCTCGACGTAGGACACATGACCGTTCTCGAGCATGCGAGCGCGACGATGTACCTCCGTGGAGTCTCGCGGTCGTGTAGCCATGAGATCATGCGGCACAGGCATTTTTCCTTTAGCCAGCTGTCCCAGCGCTATGTACCCTCGGATGAGGCGCGGGTTGTGGTGCCGGAAGCAGTGCGCATAAATGAGAAACTAACCGAACTTTTCCTCCAGACCGCCGATGTTGCCTACGACGCCTACAGCGAGCTGTTGGATGGGATTAGTGAAAGCTTTGCCCACGAGCCGAACGCCGTGTTACGCATGAAACAAGCACGACAGGCGGCGCGAGCAATCCTGCCCAACTGTGCAGAGACTCGATTCGCGATGAGCGGTAATCTCCGTAGCTGGCGGCATTTCATTGGGATGAGGGCCGCCGAACATGCGGACCCCGAAATTCGCCGAATTGCGGTGACTTGTTTGCGCCTCCTACAGCGTCAAGCACCCGAAGTATTCGAAGATTTCTCCATCACCACCCTCCGAGATGGGGCGGAGATGGCAACGAGCCCATACGTCAGCGACGTGTAA
- the dapA gene encoding 4-hydroxy-tetrahydrodipicolinate synthase produces MSTGNAATRGSEHFGTISVAMVTPFKKDGSIDLEAGVSLAGHLADKGCDSLVLAGTTGESPTVKLDEKLNLLRAVRAELGDRIKLIAGGGTYDTAESIEISRASQEAGADSLLVVTPYYSRPSQEGLYRHFTSVADAVDIPICLYDIPSRTVIPIETETIRRLAAHPNIAAVKDAKGDLPAAMELIETTDLAWYSGDDPLNLAWLASGATGFISVIGHVAADRLKALRNAYDNGDISEARKIAVSLVPLQRAQGRLGGVAFAKAALKLRGIDAGSPRLPIIEPTAAELDQLEQDLQEAGV; encoded by the coding sequence ATGAGCACAGGTAATGCAGCGACACGAGGATCCGAGCACTTCGGCACGATCTCCGTAGCGATGGTCACGCCCTTCAAGAAGGACGGTTCCATCGACCTTGAGGCAGGTGTGTCCCTTGCGGGCCATCTCGCAGACAAGGGCTGTGATTCTCTGGTCCTTGCGGGCACCACTGGCGAATCGCCGACGGTGAAGTTGGACGAGAAGTTAAACCTGCTCAGAGCTGTACGCGCCGAACTTGGTGATCGGATCAAGCTGATTGCCGGTGGTGGCACGTACGATACGGCCGAATCCATCGAGATTTCCCGTGCTTCTCAAGAAGCGGGAGCCGATTCTCTTTTGGTAGTGACTCCGTACTACTCACGACCAAGCCAGGAGGGTTTGTACCGGCACTTTACGAGTGTTGCTGATGCAGTGGATATTCCCATCTGCCTCTACGACATTCCTTCCCGCACGGTCATCCCAATTGAGACGGAGACAATCCGCCGACTAGCCGCGCATCCCAATATCGCTGCTGTCAAGGACGCAAAGGGCGACCTGCCAGCTGCAATGGAGCTCATCGAGACCACCGATCTGGCGTGGTACTCCGGTGATGATCCGCTGAACCTCGCGTGGCTCGCATCCGGCGCAACCGGTTTCATCTCCGTCATTGGTCACGTTGCCGCAGACCGATTGAAGGCTCTGCGCAATGCATATGACAACGGGGATATCTCGGAAGCGCGAAAGATCGCCGTGAGCCTCGTACCACTACAGCGTGCACAAGGTCGATTGGGTGGTGTCGCTTTCGCGAAGGCCGCTTTGAAACTTCGTGGTATTGATGCGGGCTCTCCGCGTTTGCCAATCATTGAACCCACCGCAGCTGAATTGGATCAGCTGGAACAAGACCTGCAGGAAGCAGGAGTATAA
- the rpsO gene encoding 30S ribosomal protein S15 — MALSKEQKAETLKEFGLHETDTGSPEAQVALLTVRIRQLTEHLKYHKHDHHSRRGLLLLVGRRRGLLKYLADNNVDRYRSLIERLGLRR, encoded by the coding sequence ATGGCACTGTCCAAGGAGCAGAAGGCAGAGACCCTCAAGGAGTTCGGCCTGCACGAGACGGACACCGGATCCCCAGAGGCTCAGGTTGCCCTGCTGACCGTCCGTATTCGTCAGCTCACCGAGCACCTGAAGTACCACAAGCACGATCACCACTCCCGTCGTGGTCTGCTGCTGCTGGTTGGTCGTCGCAGGGGCCTGCTGAAGTACCTGGCTGACAACAATGTGGACCGCTACCGCTCCCTGATCGAGCGCCTCGGCCTGCGTCGCTAG
- a CDS encoding bifunctional riboflavin kinase/FAD synthetase gives MNIWYGLDRVPQALGDSGTAVTIGVFDGVHRGHQQLIQRAIDEARRLGVPSVMFTFDPHPTVVFRPDAVPPLLGTVEERARLAFDMGIDHVVVVGFTAEIAGWSPEEYVDRVLVDLLGAKSVIVGENFTFGHKAAGTPETLQQLGPERDMTVHVLNLLQLDEHTVSSTYIRSALAAGKVENAHEALGRPFSVHGEVTHGAGRGGRALGFPTANQYFQEKFALPADGVYAGYLIVEQPADGGEKVGTMPVGQRLPAAISVGTNPTFGHEPRSVESFVLDHEADLYGLNVTVEFIHRLRGMETYTSLEELIEAINKDVADTRQVLGDEV, from the coding sequence GTGAATATCTGGTACGGACTGGACAGGGTTCCGCAGGCGCTCGGAGACAGCGGTACGGCGGTGACCATCGGAGTGTTCGACGGTGTGCATCGCGGCCATCAGCAGCTCATTCAGCGAGCGATAGATGAGGCGCGCAGACTCGGCGTGCCCAGCGTGATGTTTACCTTCGACCCGCACCCCACCGTCGTGTTCCGCCCGGATGCAGTTCCGCCACTCCTTGGCACTGTGGAGGAACGCGCTCGATTGGCGTTCGATATGGGAATTGACCACGTGGTTGTCGTAGGATTCACAGCCGAGATCGCAGGCTGGTCCCCCGAAGAGTACGTTGATCGAGTGCTTGTTGATCTGCTGGGAGCCAAATCCGTGATCGTGGGGGAGAACTTCACTTTCGGCCACAAGGCGGCAGGCACTCCGGAGACTCTGCAGCAGCTGGGTCCAGAGCGAGACATGACTGTGCACGTCCTCAATCTGCTCCAGCTCGACGAGCACACGGTGAGTTCCACTTACATTCGTAGCGCGCTCGCTGCTGGCAAGGTTGAAAATGCCCACGAAGCGCTGGGCCGCCCCTTCAGTGTCCATGGGGAAGTCACCCACGGGGCTGGGCGCGGTGGTCGCGCCTTGGGATTTCCGACAGCCAACCAGTACTTCCAAGAGAAATTCGCACTGCCCGCAGACGGTGTTTACGCCGGATACCTGATTGTTGAGCAGCCTGCTGACGGAGGGGAAAAAGTCGGAACGATGCCGGTGGGGCAGAGGCTTCCAGCCGCGATCTCGGTCGGAACCAACCCGACGTTTGGCCACGAGCCGCGATCCGTCGAGTCTTTCGTTCTCGACCATGAGGCTGATCTGTACGGGCTCAACGTGACTGTGGAATTTATTCACCGGCTCCGAGGAATGGAAACCTACACATCACTGGAGGAGCTCATCGAGGCGATCAACAAGGATGTCGCGGATACACGGCAGGTGCTTGGCGATGAGGTGTAG
- the rbfA gene encoding 30S ribosome-binding factor RbfA yields MVDQARAARLAKRIQQIVATAIEREIKDPRLEYVTITDARVTGDLHDATVFYTVRGRTVDDKPDVKLAETALAKAKGQLRRIVGEQLSVRFTPTLSFSYDSVPEASAHMEELLAKARAQDEAIRAQSAGATPAGEADPYRHADVDDV; encoded by the coding sequence ATGGTTGATCAAGCACGCGCTGCCCGGTTGGCCAAGCGCATCCAACAGATCGTGGCCACGGCCATCGAGCGTGAGATCAAGGATCCACGCCTGGAATACGTCACTATTACGGACGCACGCGTGACTGGCGATCTACACGACGCGACTGTGTTCTACACCGTGCGTGGCCGTACAGTTGACGACAAGCCGGATGTGAAGCTGGCAGAGACTGCTCTTGCAAAAGCGAAGGGTCAGTTGCGCAGGATCGTCGGTGAGCAGTTGTCGGTGCGTTTCACGCCGACACTGTCCTTCTCTTACGATTCGGTGCCGGAAGCTTCCGCGCATATGGAGGAGCTGTTGGCGAAGGCCCGCGCTCAGGATGAAGCTATTCGCGCTCAGTCGGCAGGTGCCACTCCGGCCGGTGAAGCCGATCCCTACCGTCATGCTGATGTAGACGATGTCTAA
- a CDS encoding metallophosphoesterase family protein, with product MPTTTRTLWAVSDLHIAAPGNRDIVAQYVQPRHPRDWLIVAGDVAEDEDTVIGVLRGLADLFDTVIWVPGNHELYAREDSPRHGRATYDYLVENCRRIGVLTPEDPFLTFAGHTIVPMFTLYDHSWRTPGSTPEEAIAAAEKKGVVLTDHYAIAPWEDVPLWCRERLKYTVQRLSHVSGPTVLINHWPLVREAMAHVRLQEIGLWSGTRHTQHWPRRYNSAKVVYGHLHIPVEIFVDNVTHVEVSLGYPHERTRMLPPRLQQGRWPYPVLTEEVTR from the coding sequence ATGCCCACTACCACGCGCACCCTGTGGGCAGTCAGCGATCTGCACATTGCTGCGCCGGGGAATAGGGACATCGTTGCGCAATACGTCCAGCCTCGCCACCCGCGCGACTGGCTCATTGTCGCAGGCGACGTAGCTGAAGATGAAGATACCGTAATTGGCGTATTACGTGGCCTCGCCGACCTTTTCGATACAGTCATCTGGGTTCCGGGTAATCACGAGCTCTATGCCCGTGAAGATTCTCCGCGTCACGGCCGGGCAACGTATGACTATCTGGTGGAGAACTGTCGCCGCATCGGCGTGTTGACTCCGGAGGATCCGTTTCTGACCTTTGCAGGGCACACTATCGTGCCCATGTTCACTCTCTATGACCATTCGTGGCGTACCCCTGGCAGTACCCCTGAAGAGGCAATCGCGGCAGCCGAGAAAAAGGGAGTCGTTTTAACTGATCACTACGCAATTGCTCCCTGGGAAGATGTTCCCCTGTGGTGTCGTGAGCGTTTGAAGTACACGGTGCAGCGTTTGTCCCACGTCAGTGGACCTACGGTGCTCATCAATCACTGGCCGCTGGTGCGGGAAGCGATGGCACATGTACGGCTCCAGGAAATTGGCCTCTGGTCGGGAACACGGCACACTCAGCACTGGCCACGACGTTACAATTCCGCGAAAGTGGTCTATGGTCATCTACACATTCCAGTCGAAATTTTCGTCGATAACGTAACGCACGTGGAGGTTTCTCTCGGTTATCCGCACGAGAGGACACGCATGCTACCGCCGCGTTTGCAGCAAGGCCGATGGCCATACCCCGTACTGACAGAGGAGGTGACACGATGA
- the dapB gene encoding 4-hydroxy-tetrahydrodipicolinate reductase, with protein MTKVGVLGAKGRVGSAIVAAVEADENLTLAAALDAADDLQQLVDNGVEVVVDFTVPDAVMDNVEFCVRRGIHAVVGTTGWTEERYNQVREWLSESPDTGVLVAPNFAISAVLTMKFAQMAAPFFESAEVIELHHPNKKDAPSGTAVHTAEGIAKAREEAGMGQQPDATEQSLDGARGADVEGIPVHAVRMTGMVAHEQVIFGTRGQSLTIKQDSYDRDSFVPGVLIGVEKIGSNPGLTIGLESFLGL; from the coding sequence ATGACCAAGGTTGGCGTATTGGGGGCCAAAGGACGCGTAGGTTCCGCGATCGTGGCCGCCGTGGAGGCCGATGAAAATCTCACGCTTGCAGCAGCGCTCGACGCTGCCGATGACCTGCAGCAGCTTGTCGACAATGGGGTTGAAGTTGTTGTGGATTTCACGGTGCCGGATGCTGTGATGGACAACGTAGAGTTCTGCGTTCGCCGTGGAATCCATGCCGTCGTCGGCACCACCGGGTGGACCGAAGAGCGTTACAACCAGGTCCGCGAGTGGCTGAGCGAATCCCCAGACACTGGTGTTCTGGTAGCGCCGAATTTCGCTATTTCCGCTGTACTGACGATGAAGTTCGCGCAGATGGCCGCGCCATTCTTTGAGTCCGCAGAGGTCATTGAGTTGCACCACCCCAACAAAAAGGACGCGCCCTCCGGCACCGCTGTCCACACCGCGGAGGGAATTGCCAAGGCGCGCGAGGAAGCTGGGATGGGGCAGCAGCCCGACGCTACCGAGCAAAGCCTTGACGGAGCACGTGGTGCGGATGTGGAAGGTATCCCAGTCCACGCGGTGCGCATGACGGGAATGGTTGCCCACGAGCAGGTTATTTTCGGCACTCGAGGCCAATCCCTCACCATCAAGCAAGATTCCTACGACCGAGACTCCTTCGTCCCAGGCGTCCTCATCGGCGTGGAAAAGATCGGCTCCAACCCAGGTCTCACTATTGGCCTGGAGAGTTTCCTAGGGCTATAA
- a CDS encoding polyribonucleotide nucleotidyltransferase, with protein sequence MSAHKIEAELIDPDAGVWETVATIDNGDFGTRTIRFETGLLARQADGSVTAYLDEDTMLLSTTTASRNPREGIDFFPLTVDVEERMYAAGRIPGSFFRREGRPGTDAILAARQIDRPLRPTFVKGLRNEVQVIVTVMSLDPKDMYDVVAINAASASTQLSGLPVSGAVGGVRMALVADDDHPKGQWVAFPTHEQQKQAVFELVVAGRVVDDKPAKGGRGRGRGKASRTPNVAVMMVEAGATENVVERIAEGAPAPTETVVAEGIEAAKPFIATLCEAQTALAKAVDNEARTFELFPPFDEDVRSAVEAESLGDLEDIMKMADKQERDEALAENMQAVVDALLDTFPEREAEIRAAHNDVTKQLVRRRILEDGFRIDGRDHTTIRDLGIVVQLVPRAHGSALFERGETQILGVTTLDMLKMEQQIDSLGPADHKRYIHHYNFPPYSTGETGRVGSPKRREIGHGALAERALAPVIPSREDFPYTIRQVSEALGSNGSTSMGSVCASTLSLYNAGVPLKAPVAGIAMGLVTGKVKGKDKYVALTDILGAEDAFGDMDFKVAGTEQFVTALQLDTKLDGIPSDVLAEALGQARTARLEILSLMADAIDSPDDMSEFAPRITSISIPVSKIGEVIGPKGKNINQITEETGANITIEEDGTVFVSAVGGKAAEDAIERINAIANPQLPKVGDRFLGTVVKTTAFGAFISLVPGKDGLLHISNLGGDRRVEKVEDEVTVGEKIQVEIADIDNRGKISLVLVED encoded by the coding sequence ATGAGCGCACACAAGATTGAAGCTGAACTTATCGATCCGGATGCGGGCGTCTGGGAGACCGTCGCCACAATCGACAACGGTGACTTCGGCACCCGCACCATCCGTTTCGAGACCGGCTTGCTGGCTCGTCAGGCCGATGGCTCCGTCACGGCTTACTTGGACGAGGACACGATGCTCCTGTCCACCACTACCGCCTCCCGCAATCCGCGCGAGGGTATCGACTTCTTCCCGTTGACCGTTGACGTGGAGGAGCGCATGTACGCGGCGGGTCGGATTCCGGGAAGTTTCTTCCGCCGCGAGGGGCGCCCGGGAACGGACGCAATTCTCGCCGCCCGTCAGATCGACCGCCCGCTGCGCCCGACTTTCGTCAAGGGGCTGCGCAATGAGGTGCAGGTGATCGTGACCGTCATGTCTCTGGATCCAAAGGACATGTACGACGTTGTGGCGATCAACGCAGCCTCCGCCTCCACGCAGCTGTCCGGACTACCGGTATCCGGCGCCGTAGGTGGCGTGCGGATGGCGCTGGTTGCCGATGATGATCACCCGAAGGGTCAGTGGGTGGCCTTCCCAACGCACGAACAGCAAAAGCAGGCTGTCTTTGAGCTCGTTGTGGCCGGTCGTGTCGTGGACGATAAGCCAGCGAAGGGCGGACGTGGTCGTGGACGCGGCAAGGCTTCGCGCACCCCAAATGTTGCGGTCATGATGGTCGAGGCTGGCGCAACAGAGAACGTTGTTGAGCGTATTGCCGAGGGAGCCCCAGCGCCGACCGAGACTGTTGTTGCTGAGGGAATCGAGGCCGCCAAGCCGTTCATCGCCACCCTCTGTGAAGCTCAGACTGCGCTGGCCAAGGCCGTGGACAATGAGGCTCGCACCTTCGAGCTCTTCCCGCCGTTCGATGAGGACGTGCGATCCGCCGTGGAGGCCGAGTCCCTCGGTGATCTCGAAGACATCATGAAGATGGCCGACAAGCAGGAGCGTGACGAAGCTCTGGCGGAAAACATGCAAGCTGTCGTGGATGCGCTGCTTGATACCTTCCCTGAGCGTGAAGCGGAAATTCGTGCCGCTCACAATGACGTGACCAAGCAGCTTGTGCGTCGCAGGATCCTCGAGGACGGCTTCCGTATCGATGGTCGCGACCACACCACCATTCGCGATTTGGGCATCGTCGTACAGCTGGTGCCACGTGCTCACGGCTCCGCGCTCTTTGAACGTGGCGAGACCCAAATCCTCGGTGTGACAACCCTGGACATGCTGAAGATGGAGCAGCAGATCGATTCGCTGGGGCCAGCGGATCACAAGCGCTACATCCACCACTACAATTTCCCGCCGTACTCCACCGGTGAGACTGGGCGTGTGGGTTCCCCGAAGCGTCGCGAGATCGGCCACGGTGCTTTGGCCGAACGTGCCTTGGCTCCGGTTATCCCATCCCGCGAGGATTTCCCGTACACGATCCGCCAGGTGTCCGAAGCGCTGGGCTCCAACGGCTCCACCTCCATGGGCTCCGTCTGCGCATCCACGCTGTCCCTTTACAACGCGGGCGTTCCACTGAAGGCGCCGGTGGCCGGAATTGCCATGGGCCTCGTTACCGGCAAGGTAAAGGGCAAGGACAAGTATGTTGCATTGACCGATATTCTCGGCGCCGAGGATGCTTTCGGCGACATGGATTTCAAGGTTGCGGGAACCGAGCAGTTCGTCACGGCTCTTCAGCTGGACACCAAGCTCGATGGCATTCCGTCCGATGTTCTTGCCGAAGCTCTGGGGCAGGCACGTACTGCGCGCCTGGAGATTCTGAGCCTGATGGCCGATGCGATCGATTCTCCCGATGACATGAGCGAGTTTGCTCCTCGCATCACCTCCATCTCCATCCCGGTCTCTAAGATCGGCGAGGTCATTGGCCCCAAGGGTAAGAATATCAACCAGATCACGGAAGAAACTGGCGCCAATATCACCATCGAGGAAGACGGCACAGTATTTGTGTCCGCCGTCGGAGGAAAGGCCGCGGAGGACGCGATTGAGCGCATCAACGCCATCGCCAACCCACAGCTGCCTAAGGTCGGCGATCGATTCCTCGGCACGGTGGTGAAAACCACGGCTTTCGGTGCATTCATTTCCCTGGTTCCAGGCAAGGATGGCCTGTTGCACATCTCCAACCTCGGTGGCGACCGTCGCGTGGAGAAGGTTGAGGATGAGGTCACCGTGGGCGAGAAGATCCAGGTGGAGATTGCAGACATTGACAATCGTGGCAAGATCTCCCTCGTTCTCGTTGAGGACTAA